One Nostoc punctiforme PCC 73102 DNA window includes the following coding sequences:
- a CDS encoding riboflavin synthase, whose product MFTGLIQALGTIEPLGGDSWQITCVSHSGEVIMQDLAYGDSVAVDGVCLTVEKVLKDGFIATASPETLRRTTLGGEQTQQRYVNLEASLKVGSKVGGHFVMGHVDGIGRLLVAEQTASSWEMTFIASDAIARYIVPKGSIAVNGISLTVAAYDSELSQFKVAVIPLTYSETNLRYLVAGSLVNLEGDILGKYVEKFLYSGNPNTTVHDETSLDGITPAFLAEHGYL is encoded by the coding sequence GTGTTTACAGGATTAATCCAAGCATTAGGAACGATAGAACCCTTGGGGGGCGATTCTTGGCAAATTACTTGTGTAAGCCATTCTGGTGAAGTAATTATGCAAGATTTGGCTTATGGTGACAGTGTTGCAGTAGATGGCGTTTGCTTGACAGTGGAAAAAGTTTTAAAAGACGGGTTTATCGCCACAGCTTCACCGGAAACGCTACGCCGCACGACGTTGGGAGGTGAGCAAACTCAACAGAGATATGTCAATTTAGAAGCGTCGCTAAAGGTGGGGAGCAAAGTTGGCGGTCATTTTGTGATGGGGCATGTAGATGGCATCGGTCGATTGCTAGTGGCAGAACAAACGGCTAGTTCTTGGGAAATGACCTTTATTGCATCTGATGCGATCGCACGATACATTGTCCCCAAAGGTAGCATAGCTGTCAACGGCATCAGTCTCACAGTAGCCGCTTATGACTCAGAACTCTCTCAGTTCAAGGTGGCGGTAATCCCCCTCACATACAGCGAGACAAATCTTCGCTATTTGGTTGCTGGGAGTTTGGTGAATCTAGAAGGGGATATTCTCGGCAAATACGTCGAAAAATTCCTTTACTCTGGCAACCCAAACACCACAGTTCATGATGAAACAAGTTTAGATGGCATTACACCCGCATTCTTAGCAGAACACGGGTATTTGTAA
- a CDS encoding bifunctional nuclease family protein, protein MIEMKVAGIALDAITRSPIVLLKDSSDRRALPIYIGQEQARAIMGALENQKPPRPLTHDLIVNLLETWNMTLEKVIIHSLQKDTFYAALIVQQGEVKKEIDARPSDAIAIALRTNTPIWVMEEVIADASIPVDRDADEAEQQAFREFISNLRPEDLIKRFGNGDS, encoded by the coding sequence ATGATTGAAATGAAAGTCGCTGGCATAGCATTAGATGCCATAACCCGCAGCCCGATCGTCCTTTTGAAAGATTCTTCAGATCGGCGGGCTTTGCCAATTTACATTGGTCAGGAACAGGCTAGGGCAATTATGGGCGCACTGGAGAATCAAAAGCCTCCCAGACCCTTAACCCATGACCTGATTGTGAATCTTCTAGAGACTTGGAATATGACTCTAGAAAAGGTGATCATTCATTCCCTACAAAAGGATACATTTTATGCCGCTTTGATTGTCCAGCAAGGCGAGGTCAAAAAAGAAATTGATGCACGTCCTAGCGATGCAATCGCCATTGCTCTCCGTACAAATACCCCTATCTGGGTAATGGAAGAAGTCATTGCCGATGCTTCTATCCCTGTTGACCGCGATGCAGATGAAGCCGAACAGCAAGCCTTCCGTGAATTTATTTCTAATCTCCGTCCTGAAGATTTGATCAAGCGCTTTGGTAATGGCGACAGCTAG
- a CDS encoding aldo/keto reductase, with protein sequence MQYRRFGKTNLHLSVFSLGTMRYLASFENAHQIIEQALALGINHLETARGYGKSEEYLGRALKAGLSIPRTKLYITTKISATADADTMRRYIDESLERLQLDYLDCLGVHGLNTWQHLEWVQAKNGCMKAVEEAVADGRVRHVGFSSHGSLELIQAAIKTNFFEFVNLHYYYFFQRHAPAIQLAAEKDMGIFIISPADKGGKLYTPPQTLKDLCHPYSPLELSYRFLLGDNRINTLSIGPANPDELIEPLQVADHDGELKSAEISAFQRLENHQKLALGTDKCSQCYACLPCPENINIPEVLRLRNLVVAYDMKDYGQYRYGMLENAGHWFPGMKSDRCTECGDCLPRCPEKLDIPELLEDTHQKLNGKAGRRLWG encoded by the coding sequence ATGCAATACCGACGCTTTGGGAAAACGAATCTGCACCTCTCGGTTTTCTCTCTGGGAACAATGCGCTACCTGGCTTCTTTTGAAAATGCTCACCAGATCATTGAACAAGCCTTAGCGCTAGGAATTAATCATCTAGAAACCGCCAGAGGTTACGGCAAAAGCGAGGAGTATCTTGGTAGGGCATTAAAAGCTGGGTTGTCAATACCCCGAACGAAGCTTTACATCACTACCAAAATCTCAGCCACAGCAGATGCTGACACCATGCGTCGGTACATCGACGAATCTCTAGAGCGATTACAGCTAGATTATTTAGATTGCTTAGGGGTTCATGGCTTGAACACTTGGCAACATTTGGAGTGGGTGCAAGCCAAAAATGGCTGTATGAAAGCCGTAGAGGAAGCTGTTGCTGATGGTCGAGTGCGACACGTTGGTTTTTCCAGCCACGGGTCATTAGAGCTAATTCAGGCAGCTATCAAAACAAATTTTTTTGAGTTTGTCAATCTGCATTATTACTATTTTTTTCAACGGCACGCACCAGCAATTCAACTAGCTGCCGAAAAGGACATGGGCATTTTCATTATTTCCCCTGCTGACAAAGGGGGAAAGCTGTATACGCCACCCCAAACCCTAAAAGATTTGTGTCACCCGTATTCCCCCTTAGAACTAAGCTATCGTTTTTTACTTGGTGACAACCGTATTAATACTTTAAGTATAGGGCCAGCCAACCCAGATGAATTAATAGAACCTTTGCAAGTTGCTGACCATGATGGAGAGCTAAAATCAGCAGAAATTTCTGCTTTCCAGAGGTTAGAAAATCACCAAAAACTTGCTTTGGGAACTGATAAATGTAGCCAATGTTATGCTTGTTTGCCCTGTCCAGAAAATATCAATATTCCAGAGGTATTGCGGTTACGTAATCTCGTAGTGGCATACGACATGAAAGACTATGGACAATATCGTTACGGAATGCTTGAAAATGCTGGTCACTGGTTCCCTGGAATGAAAAGCGATCGCTGTACAGAATGCGGAGACTGTTTACCTCGGTGTCCAGAAAAGTTAGATATTCCAGAATTATTGGAAGATACTCACCAAAAATTAAATGGGAAAGCAGGTCGGAGGTTGTGGGGATAA
- a CDS encoding ABC transporter ATP-binding protein, whose protein sequence is MNLVWTTSRTLTILLASLTLVAGLLPAAISYISKLIVDAVVFASQVNSHNNGFVNIYPSLFYVGLEAIAVILLAGSQRGILICQSLLRALMGQRVNVLILEKALTLDLRQFEDSEFYDKLTNARREASVRPLSLVNRTFGLVQNALSLITYGILLVNFSVWAVVVLILAAMPVFIAETKFAGEGFRLFSWRAAETRQQHYLENLLAREDFVTEVKLYQLGEMLLGRYRNLFHQLYGEDRDLTLRRGFWGYLLGLVSTSAFYLAYAWIVLETVRGKISLGDMTMYLTVFRQGQSTFSNALTSIGGMYEDNLYLSNLYDFLEEEVPKSWGKATIGLNPQDGIRFENVSFTYPGSSKPALTNISLHLKPREKLAIVGENGSGKTTLIKLLTRLYTPDSGRIFLDGLDLQEWDVDVLRRRIGVIFQNFVRYQFSVGENIGVGDVEHLENKNRWETAAEKGMAQSFIDQLPQSFQTQLGRWFKGGQELSGGQWQKIALSRAFMRSQADILVLDEPTSAIDAQAEFEIFNHFRAITQNQMVLLISHRFSTVRMADKIVVIENGEVIEQGTHEELLQLKGRYAKLFLLQAAGYQ, encoded by the coding sequence GTGAACTTGGTATGGACTACCAGCCGAACGCTTACCATTCTTCTGGCGAGTTTAACTTTAGTGGCTGGTCTTTTACCGGCGGCGATATCCTACATCAGTAAATTAATCGTTGATGCAGTGGTATTTGCCTCTCAAGTTAATTCACACAACAATGGTTTTGTCAATATTTATCCTTCCCTATTTTATGTAGGATTAGAAGCGATCGCTGTAATTCTACTAGCAGGTAGTCAACGGGGAATCCTCATTTGTCAGTCTTTATTGCGGGCGCTAATGGGTCAGCGAGTGAATGTACTCATCTTAGAAAAGGCGCTGACACTGGATCTTAGGCAGTTTGAAGACTCAGAATTTTATGACAAATTGACCAATGCCCGACGAGAAGCATCAGTTCGTCCACTTTCGTTAGTAAACCGCACCTTTGGGTTGGTGCAAAATGCTCTTTCCCTGATTACCTACGGTATTTTACTAGTAAATTTCTCAGTTTGGGCGGTGGTGGTGCTGATTTTGGCAGCGATGCCTGTATTTATTGCCGAAACAAAGTTTGCTGGAGAAGGCTTTCGCCTATTTAGTTGGCGGGCGGCAGAAACTCGTCAACAGCATTACTTAGAAAATCTGCTAGCAAGAGAAGATTTTGTCACAGAAGTCAAACTCTACCAGTTGGGAGAGATGCTACTAGGACGTTACCGCAACCTGTTTCATCAACTCTATGGCGAAGACCGCGATTTGACCCTACGGCGAGGATTTTGGGGCTATCTCCTGGGTTTAGTCAGTACTAGTGCTTTTTACCTAGCTTATGCTTGGATTGTACTAGAAACAGTGCGAGGTAAGATTTCCTTGGGAGATATGACAATGTATCTCACCGTTTTTCGCCAAGGACAATCAACTTTCTCTAATGCCCTCACATCTATTGGAGGGATGTATGAAGACAACCTATATTTATCAAATCTCTACGATTTTCTAGAAGAAGAAGTACCAAAGTCTTGGGGTAAGGCAACCATTGGTTTAAATCCCCAAGATGGTATCCGTTTTGAGAACGTATCATTTACTTATCCAGGAAGTTCTAAGCCAGCGTTGACAAACATTTCGCTACACTTGAAACCCAGAGAGAAACTGGCAATTGTCGGTGAAAACGGTTCCGGTAAGACTACCTTAATTAAACTACTTACCCGACTCTACACCCCCGACTCTGGGCGAATTTTCTTAGATGGCTTGGACTTGCAGGAATGGGATGTCGATGTGTTGCGTCGTCGTATTGGTGTGATTTTCCAGAACTTTGTCCGCTACCAGTTTAGTGTGGGCGAGAATATTGGCGTAGGTGATGTAGAACATCTCGAAAATAAAAACCGTTGGGAAACTGCTGCTGAAAAAGGCATGGCCCAATCTTTTATTGACCAATTACCCCAAAGCTTCCAGACTCAACTTGGTCGTTGGTTTAAGGGAGGACAGGAACTTTCTGGGGGACAGTGGCAGAAAATTGCCTTGTCTCGTGCTTTTATGCGATCGCAAGCAGATATCTTAGTATTGGATGAACCAACATCAGCAATAGATGCCCAAGCTGAGTTTGAGATTTTCAATCATTTTCGCGCTATTACTCAAAATCAGATGGTACTTTTGATTTCCCATCGCTTCTCTACAGTCCGAATGGCTGACAAAATCGTAGTTATAGAAAACGGCGAAGTTATAGAACAGGGAACTCATGAAGAATTGTTACAGCTAAAAGGGCGTTATGCCAAGTTGTTTCTATTACAAGCAGCCGGTTATCAGTAA
- a CDS encoding DUF488 domain-containing protein, translating into MKIKDIAKTRCILTFGYGNRKDYDAFLEYLQKFDVGCVVDVRMVTRAWSRKWYGDKIKIFCELNNIEYISKTALGNTSGKENWIPINQEEAKKALHEIAQIAQTGNILLLCAEMNPNRCHRKEVADCLGNLVSIPVKHLE; encoded by the coding sequence ATGAAGATTAAAGATATTGCTAAAACAAGATGTATACTTACCTTCGGATATGGCAATCGCAAAGACTACGATGCCTTCTTGGAATACCTACAAAAGTTTGATGTGGGATGTGTTGTAGATGTGAGGATGGTTACTCGTGCTTGGAGCCGGAAATGGTACGGCGACAAAATTAAAATATTCTGTGAATTAAATAATATTGAGTATATTTCTAAAACTGCTTTAGGTAACACATCTGGTAAAGAAAATTGGATTCCTATAAATCAGGAAGAAGCAAAGAAAGCTCTACATGAAATTGCACAAATTGCTCAAACAGGTAATATTTTATTGTTGTGTGCTGAAATGAACCCGAATCGCTGTCATCGAAAAGAAGTTGCTGATTGTTTGGGAAACTTGGTATCAATTCCTGTTAAGCATTTAGAGTAG
- the metH gene encoding methionine synthase — MTHSFLERLRSPDSPVLVFDGAMGTNLQTQNLTAEDFGGPQYEGCNEYLVHTKPEAEAVAKVHRDFLAAGADVIETDTFGSTSLVLAEYDLADQAYYLSKTAAELAKRVAAEFSTPEKPRFVAGSIGPTTKLPTLGHIDFDTMKATFAEQAEALWDGGVDLFLVETCQDVLQIKAALNGIEEVFAKKGDRRPLMVSVTMESMGTMLVGSEISAVLAILEPYPIDILGLNCATGPDLMKPHIKYLSEHSPFIVSCIPNAGLPENVGGQAHYRLTPLELRMSLMHFVEDLGVQVIGGCCGTRPEHIQQLAEVAKDLKPKVRQPSLEPAAASIYTTQPYDQDNSFLIVGERLNASGSKKCRDLLNAEDWDGLVSMARAQVKEGAHILDINVDYVGRDGVRDMHELVSRIVNNVTLPLMLDSTEWEKMEAGLKVAGGKCLLNSTNYEDGEPRFLKVLELAKKYGAGVIIGTIDEDGMARTADKKFAIAGRAYRQAVEYGIPPTEIFFDTLALPISTGIEEDRENGKATIESIRRIRQELPGSHVILGVSNISFGLTPASRMVLNSVFLHEATTAGMDAAIVSANKILPLSKIDARHQEICRQLIYDERKFEGDVCVYDPLGELTTVFAGVTTKRDRSLDESLPIPERLKRHIIDGERIGLEEHLKKALEEHPPLEIINTFLLDGMKVVGELFGSGQMQLPFVLQSAETMKAAVAFLEPFMEKSESGNNAKGTFIIATVKGDVHDIGKNLVDIILSNNGYKVINLGIKQPVENIIKAYEQHKADCIAMSGLLVKSTAFMKENLEVFNEKGISVPVILGGAALTPKFVYEDCQNTYKGKVVYGKDAFSDLHFMDKLMPAKATGNWEDLQGFLNEVETAEVSTNGHKEPKTKTAEETSAEPKVVDTRRSEAVAVDIERPTPPFWGTKLLQPSDIPIEEIFWHLDLQALVAGQWQFRKPKEQSKEEYQAFLAEKVYPILETWKQRIIEENLLHPQVIYGYFPCQSEGNSLHIYDSENQSQQITTFEFPRQKSLRRLCIADFFAPKESGIIDVFPMQAVTVGEIATEFAQKLFADNQYTDYLYFHGMAVQVAEAVAEWTHARIRRELGFTAEEPDNIRDILAQRYRGSRYSFGYPACPNIQDQYKQLELLQTDRIKLYMDESEQLYPEQSTTAIITYHPVAKYFSA; from the coding sequence ATGACTCATTCTTTCCTTGAACGCCTGCGTAGTCCAGATAGCCCAGTCCTCGTCTTCGACGGGGCGATGGGAACCAATTTACAAACCCAAAACCTCACTGCTGAAGACTTCGGCGGCCCACAGTATGAAGGTTGTAACGAATACTTAGTCCATACTAAACCCGAAGCCGAAGCTGTCGCTAAGGTTCACCGAGACTTTCTTGCTGCTGGTGCTGATGTCATTGAAACGGATACCTTTGGTAGTACGTCCCTTGTGCTGGCAGAATATGACTTGGCAGACCAAGCGTATTACCTCAGCAAGACAGCCGCAGAATTGGCGAAACGTGTGGCTGCGGAATTTTCCACACCAGAAAAACCCAGGTTTGTGGCAGGTTCTATCGGCCCCACAACTAAACTCCCTACCTTGGGACATATTGACTTTGACACCATGAAAGCTACTTTTGCCGAACAAGCAGAGGCGCTGTGGGATGGTGGTGTTGATTTATTTCTGGTGGAAACTTGCCAAGACGTGCTGCAAATTAAAGCGGCGCTGAATGGAATTGAAGAAGTGTTTGCCAAAAAAGGCGATCGCCGTCCGTTGATGGTGTCTGTGACAATGGAAAGCATGGGCACAATGTTGGTTGGTTCAGAAATCAGTGCTGTGCTGGCAATTTTGGAACCTTATCCAATTGATATTCTCGGTTTAAACTGCGCGACTGGTCCAGACTTGATGAAACCACACATCAAGTATCTGTCAGAACATTCACCTTTCATCGTTTCCTGTATTCCCAACGCGGGTTTACCTGAAAACGTTGGCGGTCAAGCGCACTACCGCCTGACACCGTTGGAATTACGGATGTCGCTGATGCATTTTGTTGAAGATTTGGGTGTCCAAGTGATCGGGGGTTGCTGTGGGACGCGTCCAGAACACATTCAACAATTGGCAGAAGTAGCTAAAGACCTGAAGCCAAAAGTTAGACAACCAAGCTTAGAACCAGCAGCAGCATCAATTTACACCACTCAGCCCTACGATCAAGATAACTCCTTCTTGATAGTTGGCGAACGTCTCAACGCCAGTGGTTCCAAGAAGTGCCGCGATTTGCTAAATGCCGAAGATTGGGATGGACTCGTTTCAATGGCGAGGGCGCAAGTCAAAGAAGGCGCACACATCCTTGATATCAACGTCGATTATGTGGGACGCGACGGCGTGCGAGATATGCACGAATTAGTTTCGCGCATTGTTAATAATGTGACATTGCCCTTAATGCTTGACTCCACCGAATGGGAAAAGATGGAGGCGGGTTTAAAGGTTGCTGGTGGTAAGTGTTTGCTGAACTCCACCAACTATGAAGACGGGGAACCGCGCTTTTTGAAGGTGTTGGAGTTAGCGAAGAAATACGGTGCTGGTGTAATCATTGGTACTATCGATGAAGATGGGATGGCACGGACAGCAGACAAAAAGTTTGCGATCGCGGGGCGTGCATACCGTCAAGCTGTAGAATACGGCATACCACCCACAGAAATATTCTTTGATACCCTAGCGTTACCCATTTCCACCGGGATTGAAGAAGACCGAGAAAACGGTAAAGCCACAATTGAATCCATCCGGCGCATTCGTCAAGAATTGCCTGGAAGTCATGTAATTTTGGGTGTTTCCAATATTTCCTTTGGTTTAACACCAGCCTCGCGGATGGTGTTGAACTCAGTGTTTTTACACGAAGCGACGACGGCGGGAATGGATGCAGCCATTGTCAGCGCTAACAAGATTTTACCGCTATCGAAGATTGACGCACGCCATCAAGAAATTTGTCGGCAGCTGATTTATGATGAGCGGAAGTTTGAGGGTGATGTTTGCGTTTACGATCCCTTGGGAGAGCTTACCACAGTGTTTGCCGGGGTAACGACAAAACGCGATCGCTCCTTAGATGAAAGTCTCCCTATCCCAGAACGCCTGAAACGCCATATCATCGACGGCGAACGCATTGGCTTAGAAGAACATCTGAAAAAAGCCTTAGAAGAACATCCCCCCTTAGAAATTATCAACACCTTTTTGCTAGATGGCATGAAAGTTGTCGGGGAATTATTCGGTTCTGGACAAATGCAGTTACCCTTCGTTTTGCAATCTGCGGAAACCATGAAAGCGGCGGTGGCGTTTCTAGAACCGTTCATGGAAAAATCAGAATCAGGCAACAATGCTAAGGGAACCTTTATCATTGCCACTGTGAAAGGCGATGTCCACGACATTGGTAAAAACTTGGTGGATATCATCTTGTCCAACAATGGCTACAAGGTGATTAACCTGGGAATTAAGCAGCCGGTGGAAAACATCATCAAGGCTTACGAACAGCATAAAGCTGATTGTATAGCCATGAGTGGTTTGCTGGTAAAATCCACCGCCTTCATGAAAGAGAATTTGGAGGTATTCAACGAAAAGGGAATTAGTGTCCCCGTAATTTTAGGTGGTGCTGCATTGACTCCCAAGTTTGTCTATGAAGATTGCCAAAATACCTATAAAGGTAAAGTTGTTTATGGCAAAGATGCCTTTTCTGACTTGCACTTCATGGATAAATTAATGCCAGCAAAGGCTACAGGTAACTGGGAAGATTTGCAGGGATTTTTGAATGAAGTGGAAACTGCTGAAGTTTCGACTAATGGTCACAAAGAACCAAAAACTAAGACTGCTGAAGAAACATCTGCTGAACCAAAAGTAGTAGATACGAGACGTTCCGAAGCTGTAGCTGTGGATATTGAACGTCCAACACCGCCTTTCTGGGGAACGAAATTATTGCAGCCTAGTGATATTCCCATCGAGGAAATATTCTGGCACTTAGATTTACAAGCTTTGGTTGCTGGACAGTGGCAATTCCGCAAACCAAAGGAACAATCCAAGGAAGAGTATCAAGCTTTCTTAGCGGAGAAAGTTTACCCAATTTTAGAAACTTGGAAACAGCGAATTATTGAAGAAAATCTGTTGCATCCCCAGGTAATTTATGGGTATTTCCCTTGTCAATCTGAGGGGAATTCTCTACATATATATGACTCAGAGAACCAATCACAGCAGATTACAACTTTTGAGTTTCCTAGACAAAAGTCATTAAGACGGTTGTGCATAGCAGATTTCTTTGCACCAAAGGAATCGGGAATTATTGATGTCTTCCCGATGCAGGCGGTGACTGTAGGAGAGATTGCAACAGAGTTTGCTCAAAAGCTATTTGCTGATAACCAATACACTGATTATCTGTATTTTCACGGTATGGCGGTACAGGTTGCAGAGGCTGTAGCTGAGTGGACACACGCCAGAATTCGCCGAGAGTTAGGTTTTACTGCTGAAGAACCCGACAATATCCGGGACATCTTAGCACAACGCTATCGTGGCTCACGGTATAGTTTTGGTTATCCAGCTTGCCCGAATATCCAAGACCAATACAAGCAACTGGAATTATTGCAGACTGACAGAATTAAATTGTATATGGATGAAAGTGAACAACTTTATCCAGAACAATCGACCACTGCAATTATTACTTACCACCCAGTAGCAAAATACTTTAGCGCTTAA